Proteins encoded together in one Salvia hispanica cultivar TCC Black 2014 unplaced genomic scaffold, UniMelb_Shisp_WGS_1.0 HiC_scaffold_1276, whole genome shotgun sequence window:
- the LOC125198187 gene encoding pectinesterase-like → MENIQPEKQHKNKRKILILSAFLCLLVVAAVSIPLAHRHNRHTSATSHAASSVVRSTCAATLYPELCLSTVASAASSAAVKSSKDVLIAALNYTISTVERNFFTLKKISREQRKTLTRRERVALHDCFDMVDDTLEELHESELELEDFGFKNYSLAAHKENLLTLLSAAQTNQESCLDGFSHDGADKKVREALIAGQMHVFRLVSNVMAIIKNLSDHEVATKLKSEGRRLAEAEEQGEWPEWLSAGDRRLLQATTVTPDVTVAADGSGDHRTVAAAVAAAPEGSSRRYVIRIKAGVYRENVEIPRRKTNLMFVGDGRTTTIITASRNVVDGSTTFNSATVAVVGGGFLARDITFQNTAGPSKHQAVALRVNADLCAFYRCDMLAYQDTLYVHSLRQFYTGCIIAGTVDFIFGNANAVLQNCDIHARRPNSGQRNMVTAQGRDDPNQNTGIVIQKCRIGATSDLKPVQSSFPTYLGRPWKEYSRTVVMQSDISNVIHPAGWYEWNGNFALATLFYAEYQNTGAGAPTGNRVKWGGFRVLTSASQAQPFTAGNFIGGGNWLQATGFPFSLGL, encoded by the exons ATGGAAAATATCCAACCCGAAAAgcaacacaaaaacaaacGAAAAATCCTAATCCTCTCCGCATTCCTCTGTCTCCTAGTGGTGGCAGCTGTCTCCATCCCCCTCGCCCACCGCCACAACCGCCACACCAGCGCCACCTCCCACGCCGCTTCCTCCGTCGTGAGGTCCACCTGCGCCGCCACATTGTACCCGGAGCTGTGCCTCTCCACGGTCGCTTCGGCCGCCTCTTCTGCCGCAGTGAAGAGCAGCAAGGACGTGCTGATCGCGGCCCTCAACTACACGATCTCCACCGTGGAGCGCAACTTCTTCACCCTGAAGAAGATCAGCCGCGAGCAGCGCAAGACGCTGACGCGCCGCGAGAGGGTCGCCCTCCACGACTGCTTCGACATGGTCGACGACACCCTGGAGGAGCTCCACGAGAGCGAGCTGGAGCTCGAGGATTTCGGCTTCAAGAACTACTCCCTCGCCGCGCATAAGGAGAACCTCCTCACTCTTCTCAGTGCCGCCCAGACCAACCAG GAGTCTTGCCTGGACGGCTTCTCCCACGACGGCGCGGATAAGAAGGTGCGCGAGGCGCTCATCGCGGGCCAGATGCACGTGTTCCGCCTCGTCAGCAATGTGATGGCCATAATAAAGAATTTGTCCGACCACGAAGTGGCGACGAAGCTCAAGTCGGAGGGGAGGAGGCtggcggaggcggaggagcAAGGGGAGTGGCCGGAATGGTTGTCGGCGGGGGATAGGCGGCTGCTGCAGGCGACGACGGTGACGCCGGATGTGACGGTGGCGGCTGACGGGAGTGGGGACCACCGGACGGTGGCGGCGGCTGTGGCGGCGGCGCCAGAGGGGAGTAGCCGGAGGTATGTGATTAGGATAAAGGCGGGGGTTTATAGAGAGAATGTGGAGATACCGAGGAGGAAGACCAACTTGATGTTCGTCGGAGATGGCCGGACGACGACCATTATCACCGCCAGCAGGAACGTCGTCGACGGCAGCACCACCTTCAATTCTGCAACTGTTG CGGTGGTCGGCGGCGGGTTTTTGGCCCGGGACATCACCTTCCAAAACACGGCAGGTCCGTCAAAGCACCAAGCCGTGGCCCTCCGCGTGAACGCCGACCTCTGCGCCTTCTACCGGTGCGACATGCTTGCCTACCAGGACACCCTCTACGTCCACTCCCTCCGCCAGTTCTACACCGGCTGCATCATCGCCGGCACTGTCGACTTCATCTTCGGCAACGCCAACGCGGTCCTCCAGAACTGCGACATCCACGCGCGCCGCCCCAATTCGGGCCAGCGCAACATGGTGACCGCCCAGGGCCGCGACGACCCCAACCAGAACACGGGCATCGTGATCCAGAAGTGCCGCATAGGCGCCACCTCGGACCTCAAGCCCGTGCAGAGCAGCTTCCCGACGTACCTCGGGCGGCCGTGGAAGGAATATTCGAGAACGGTGGTGATGCAGAGTGACATCAGCAATGTGATCCATCCGGCTGGGTGGTATGAGTGGAATGGCAACTTCGCTCTTGCTACTCTTTTCTATGCTGAGTATCAGAACACCGGCGCCGGCGCTCCCACGGGGAATAGGGTCAAGTGGGGAGGGTTTAGGGTGCTGACGAGCGCGTCGCAGGCGCAGCCGTTCACCGCCGGGAATTTTATTGGTGGTGGGAATTGGTTGCAGGCGACCGGCTTCCCCTTCTCTCTTGGGCTTTAA